The following are from one region of the Acidobacteriota bacterium genome:
- a CDS encoding SOS response-associated peptidase, which yields MCGRYRLTAKERYLRDHFGLNEDPPWTPHWNIAPTQPVAVIRQDPKEPKRTFSLLRWGLIPHWAKDASIGFNTINGMSETAADKPAFRDAMSRRRCLIPADGFYEWQKLGPKRKQPYCFGMNDGSVFAFAGLWERWRDPAGEVLETCTILTTKPNSLVADVHDRMPAILKPEDYDLWLDPGMTNVALLADCFTPFDPRLMKKYPVSTRVNRAENDDPECAQEAPIANTAPSLF from the coding sequence ATGTGCGGACGTTATCGGCTCACCGCCAAAGAGCGTTACCTCCGTGACCACTTCGGTCTCAACGAAGACCCTCCTTGGACACCACATTGGAACATCGCGCCCACCCAACCAGTGGCTGTGATCCGTCAGGACCCAAAGGAACCGAAACGCACTTTTAGCCTGCTTCGTTGGGGGCTGATTCCGCATTGGGCCAAAGACGCGTCGATCGGATTCAATACCATCAATGGGATGTCGGAGACGGCTGCGGATAAGCCCGCTTTTCGTGATGCCATGAGCCGGCGCCGGTGTTTAATCCCCGCGGACGGGTTCTATGAGTGGCAAAAACTAGGACCGAAACGGAAGCAGCCTTATTGCTTTGGAATGAACGATGGCTCTGTGTTTGCTTTCGCTGGTTTGTGGGAACGCTGGCGAGATCCGGCCGGCGAAGTACTCGAAACATGCACAATTCTCACCACGAAGCCGAACTCGCTCGTTGCCGACGTGCATGACCGAATGCCAGCCATCCTGAAGCCCGAAGACTACGACCTGTGGCTCGACCCTGGCATGACAAATGTGGCGCTCTTGGCCGACTGTTTTACCCCGTTCGATCCCAGATTGATGAAGAAATATCCGGTCAGCACACGAGTCAACCGTGCCGAGAACGACGACCCCGAGTGTGCGCAAGAAGCTCCAATCGCGAACACAGCCCCGTCGTTGTTCTGA